In one Flammeovirga yaeyamensis genomic region, the following are encoded:
- a CDS encoding fibronectin type III domain-containing protein, protein MLNFLKIPLLLFALLPLQLLGQTDFHEAENTNKGNVNVSSTYSGYSGSGYVTGITSEWSYLGFDKSNSETQAAQIVIRYANGHSGNVTHLSLNVGSGKVADLVFPTTGDWSTWADLVVDFSLPVGYQNVKIDAMTNASNSVNIDYLELRLGDDIQGGGGTPTPTPPGSFNQIAPSANAIDIALSPNLSWGSSSDADDYTLVVSANSNLSSPIVNTTVNGTSYQISGLNYQTQYYWEVTANNADGNTVANNAVLSFTTVDEPTSPTPPGSFSLTAPSNGAADQNTSLTLQWSASSDATSYQVKVSTNSNLSGSIVDQTTSSTSLAISGLVNSTTYYWGVTASNSDGSVDASNQVYSFTTEDAVVVNPPPSSGEIFEAENMNKGNCNVASSESGYSGTGYIKDFVSEWSSAKFEQSYNDDTPAVLNIRYSNGSGQTINNIDLKVGSAKVQDLSFPPTNGWGDWQILTTDAFTIPAGYQGVELDGTSNVSVSVYIDYVELLDGSSVPPSSFSLISPANNAIDVLPSVQLSWNAASGADSYTVLVDNNSDFSSPVYNQQLTVTNCQPTGLDYSTTYYWKVSATNSNGTTEGGSRSFTTSDPLPLPGAFSHTSPSDDEVDVATNVSFTWGSSSDASSYAIKVSTNSNLSNPLVDVSGITATSYSANLSDATTYYWQVTATNPTGSTSSTKTQFTTLVPPPPGSFSLSAPSANAQDVSRFPQFNWSAASAATSYHITVDDNANFSSPVIDQSGITSTSYSSGNALDASKDYYWKVVANNSVGSTNASNNGIKFTTGDVVTGSFYVSTSGSDANGNGSAGNPWKTLAYAVSQIPAGQNNTLHIAAGTYVETQPVKVPLGVNLEGAGVDQVTITSAGSVPVDAGVDVTSGDWKLWYHGSLIQLYSGGYQGGDAVLYGSPDEMIPSSNGNQYLTGFTVDGANKQVKAGIWVQNRNNVTMHHVKVQNCEQRGAVFTRSDLWWYEPMPEGMWMHNSTIHDVEFINNGAQLGSETLGNLCLAGLDGADIYNITINDNVGYGIKFIMVGHYRNVKIHDCDITVNEQDAAWGEKISIELWNLDQGNEVYNINCNTWHSYVNHGQITEYEPTGDEVNNLKIRNVVMIDEDGSSGKEAIEAALSGVEISDCYFQDKGFGIAIWNGQGQTLKKNFLIKNNIINNVARQPNFGFGNSAAVFIPDPATNVMIYNNVFDKMGVALDLGPATNVDIKNNIFYMTEGDDVKGGSGSASHNLKYHSNSQKAAFNSSLSGSNNVSGNPGLVESGNRVTTFYEPASNSSLVVDAGTDIGDAFSGSAPDIGRWEYNSVPTQVPGSFSLNSPSNNANDVSVTPALTWGAALYAQSYQVDVATNSSFGNIVYTQSGITDNSHVVTAILDNNKAYYWRVRAINVVGNTNASNNGQKFTTEDVTPAPGGFTLNSPSGNGVSKTPQFSWNASSDAASYTVVVSTQSNFSNPTINQSGIATTSFTPTVPLNDETTYYWKVSAVNVMGTADASNNGLSFTTVSGPLVGDGLVNLEKWDGIEGDDIVNLTSHVNYPNYPDAVSKVNSTQTPSEQGSDFGQRLWGYLLPTVTGSYEFAVSGDDDVELWLSTDAYKANKVRVAYFDGWTYAGNYDKYPTQKSGGITLEAGKEYYFEVLHKEKDGGDHAQMAWKKPGDSVWSIVSGNVLSSYLLSNLPAPEAFTLSAPTNASNGVSRVPTFTWTASNLATSYDLVVSTNSNLSNPIVDARGLETNSYTVPTTDAFPTSTTYYWAVTAVNEGGTLEAGNNTFSFTTEAQPLPGDFSIIQPTDGVTGTSWNPFFTWSSSFEADSYTIVVSENSNLSSPVINESGITSTGYTDTNSLSATTKYYWKVTAVNSSGSTDVTGGVADFTTGNQDGLVHVKLSGNDGSGNGTASNPYRTVAYAASQVVADQGKTIFVHPGEFIETSEIQIPTGVNLLGSGEGVTILKAGNLGSGGGKEDYVGSLIQLISPSYVVDQYSPAVAPANGNQTISGFTIDGSNRSLKAGLWLQARDNVTIHHVTIQNTAQRGAVACFGQKQGREEPPYYIKNLVMHDMSFIDAAADLSDESLGNLNIAHTDGAEIYNIDIDCQYGYGIKFIFEGYYKNTKIHDCTISVNEDDPLWTEDIAIELWNLGPGNEVYRLDANTWFSFVNWANTFNNPASAGAHLKVYDCKIIDNDGTSLKEAIEVACSGTEVYGNYIENKGWGIAQWLQAERKVTIRNNIFRNTQPQAVWADAGAIFIVADEVPKMEDIKIHNNVFDNLVTGGGSPLKVISVWKGTVDGLDIANNVSTNMLAENYDFYLYGAASVSNATYRNNMRDVTHNVTGITSQSGNLVANPQFKATGQRWEDYYAPATSNSNLVDAGVDIGHPYNGSSPDIGAYEYGSSGSRTTNIGLQEELEVLLIPNPANDYTVVSAPQDVVIENIQLLSSEGKVMRVLSPSNEDVRITTGNLPSGLYFVMLHTNEGAITKKLIVR, encoded by the coding sequence ATGCTCAATTTTTTAAAAATCCCTCTACTACTATTTGCACTTCTTCCACTTCAACTTTTAGGTCAGACTGACTTTCATGAAGCAGAGAACACTAACAAAGGCAATGTAAATGTAAGTAGTACCTATAGCGGGTACTCAGGTTCAGGGTATGTCACAGGTATCACTTCCGAGTGGTCTTATTTAGGTTTTGATAAAAGTAACTCAGAAACTCAAGCAGCACAGATTGTTATTCGATATGCAAATGGACATTCCGGAAACGTCACTCATTTATCTTTAAATGTTGGTTCTGGAAAAGTGGCTGATCTTGTCTTTCCTACTACCGGAGATTGGTCTACATGGGCCGATTTAGTAGTGGACTTTTCTCTTCCTGTTGGTTATCAAAACGTAAAAATCGATGCGATGACTAATGCAAGTAATTCAGTGAATATTGATTACTTGGAACTTCGTTTAGGCGATGATATTCAAGGTGGTGGCGGCACTCCTACTCCAACCCCTCCGGGAAGTTTTAATCAAATAGCACCTTCTGCGAATGCTATTGATATTGCTTTGTCTCCTAACCTTTCTTGGGGTTCATCAAGTGATGCTGACGATTATACTTTGGTAGTTTCAGCCAATAGTAACTTGTCGTCACCTATTGTCAATACAACAGTAAACGGTACGTCGTATCAGATTTCTGGATTGAATTATCAAACGCAATATTATTGGGAAGTAACAGCCAATAATGCGGATGGTAATACAGTAGCTAATAATGCTGTTTTATCATTTACAACAGTAGATGAGCCAACTTCACCAACACCTCCGGGTAGCTTTTCGTTAACGGCGCCTTCCAATGGAGCTGCTGATCAAAATACATCATTGACTTTACAATGGTCAGCTTCAAGTGATGCTACTTCTTACCAAGTTAAAGTATCTACCAACAGTAATTTAAGTGGTAGTATAGTGGATCAAACAACAAGTTCTACCTCTTTGGCAATTTCGGGTTTAGTTAACAGTACAACCTATTATTGGGGCGTAACAGCTTCTAATTCGGATGGTTCTGTAGATGCTTCTAATCAAGTATATTCATTTACGACTGAAGATGCAGTGGTCGTAAATCCTCCTCCATCAAGCGGAGAGATTTTCGAAGCAGAAAACATGAACAAAGGAAATTGTAATGTAGCAAGTTCTGAATCGGGTTATTCGGGTACAGGTTATATCAAAGACTTTGTAAGTGAGTGGTCATCTGCAAAATTTGAGCAATCATACAATGATGATACTCCAGCTGTATTGAACATCCGTTATTCCAACGGATCAGGTCAAACGATCAATAATATTGATTTAAAGGTAGGTTCGGCAAAAGTGCAAGATTTATCTTTCCCTCCAACAAATGGATGGGGCGATTGGCAAATACTAACTACTGATGCGTTTACGATTCCTGCGGGATATCAAGGAGTTGAATTGGATGGAACTTCAAATGTATCCGTCTCCGTTTATATTGATTATGTTGAATTATTGGATGGTTCATCCGTTCCTCCTTCAAGTTTCTCCTTGATTAGTCCTGCTAATAACGCTATCGATGTTTTACCTTCGGTACAATTATCATGGAATGCAGCATCAGGAGCTGATTCATATACCGTATTGGTCGATAACAATAGTGATTTTTCAAGTCCTGTTTACAACCAACAATTAACGGTCACAAACTGTCAGCCAACTGGTTTGGATTACAGCACAACCTATTATTGGAAAGTAAGTGCGACTAATTCGAATGGTACAACAGAAGGTGGTTCAAGAAGTTTCACTACCTCTGACCCACTTCCATTACCAGGAGCATTTTCACATACTTCTCCTTCGGATGATGAAGTGGATGTAGCGACAAATGTTTCATTCACTTGGGGAAGTTCATCTGATGCAAGCAGCTATGCGATAAAGGTATCTACCAACAGTAACCTTTCTAATCCTCTTGTGGATGTGTCAGGTATTACGGCCACTTCTTATTCGGCCAATCTATCTGATGCCACCACTTATTATTGGCAAGTAACGGCTACTAACCCTACAGGATCAACTTCATCGACAAAAACTCAATTTACTACTTTAGTTCCTCCTCCTCCAGGAAGCTTTAGTTTAAGTGCACCGAGTGCAAACGCTCAAGATGTAAGTCGATTCCCTCAATTTAATTGGTCAGCCGCTTCTGCAGCGACCTCCTATCATATTACTGTGGACGATAACGCTAACTTTAGCAGTCCGGTGATTGATCAATCTGGAATTACTTCGACGAGTTATTCAAGCGGTAATGCTTTGGATGCCTCAAAAGATTATTACTGGAAAGTAGTTGCAAACAACAGTGTTGGTTCAACAAATGCTTCAAATAATGGCATCAAGTTTACGACTGGAGATGTGGTGACAGGTTCCTTCTATGTTTCTACGAGCGGTAGCGATGCGAATGGTAATGGATCTGCAGGTAATCCTTGGAAAACATTGGCGTATGCTGTTTCTCAAATTCCAGCCGGACAGAATAACACCCTTCATATTGCTGCAGGTACTTATGTGGAAACTCAGCCTGTAAAAGTACCTCTTGGTGTTAACTTAGAAGGTGCGGGTGTAGATCAAGTAACGATTACTTCTGCCGGATCAGTTCCAGTAGATGCTGGAGTAGATGTTACTTCTGGTGATTGGAAATTATGGTACCATGGTAGTTTAATTCAATTGTACTCTGGTGGATATCAAGGTGGAGATGCGGTACTGTATGGTTCTCCTGATGAAATGATTCCATCATCAAATGGTAATCAATATCTAACAGGTTTTACAGTTGACGGTGCCAACAAACAAGTGAAGGCTGGTATCTGGGTTCAAAACAGAAATAACGTGACAATGCATCATGTAAAAGTTCAGAATTGTGAACAAAGAGGTGCAGTATTTACGCGTAGTGATTTATGGTGGTACGAGCCAATGCCGGAAGGAATGTGGATGCATAATTCTACGATCCACGATGTAGAGTTTATCAATAACGGTGCACAACTGGGAAGCGAAACATTGGGTAACCTTTGTCTTGCAGGTTTAGATGGTGCAGATATTTACAATATAACTATCAATGACAATGTAGGTTACGGTATCAAATTCATCATGGTGGGACACTATAGAAATGTGAAAATCCACGATTGTGACATCACAGTAAACGAACAAGATGCGGCTTGGGGTGAGAAAATCTCTATTGAGCTTTGGAACCTTGATCAAGGAAATGAGGTGTACAATATCAATTGTAACACTTGGCATTCTTATGTAAATCACGGTCAGATCACAGAATACGAACCAACAGGTGATGAAGTCAACAACCTAAAGATTCGTAATGTTGTGATGATCGATGAAGATGGTTCTTCTGGAAAAGAAGCGATCGAAGCGGCATTATCTGGTGTGGAGATCTCAGATTGTTATTTCCAAGACAAAGGTTTCGGGATTGCGATATGGAATGGTCAGGGACAAACATTAAAGAAGAACTTCTTGATTAAGAATAACATCATCAATAATGTAGCAAGACAGCCAAACTTTGGTTTTGGTAATAGTGCTGCGGTATTTATTCCAGACCCTGCTACTAACGTGATGATCTACAATAATGTATTTGATAAAATGGGTGTAGCATTGGATTTAGGTCCTGCAACTAACGTGGACATCAAAAACAATATTTTCTACATGACGGAAGGTGATGATGTGAAAGGTGGATCTGGTAGTGCTTCTCATAACTTGAAGTACCATTCAAATTCTCAAAAAGCCGCCTTTAATTCCTCTTTATCTGGTTCTAATAATGTCTCTGGAAATCCTGGATTGGTGGAATCGGGTAATCGTGTAACTACATTCTATGAGCCAGCATCAAATAGTAGTTTGGTAGTAGATGCAGGTACTGATATTGGCGATGCATTCAGCGGTTCTGCTCCAGATATTGGTCGTTGGGAATACAATTCAGTGCCAACACAAGTACCGGGTAGTTTCTCATTAAACTCACCAAGTAACAATGCAAACGATGTATCAGTTACTCCTGCTTTGACTTGGGGAGCTGCATTGTATGCACAATCGTATCAAGTAGATGTAGCTACAAATTCTAGTTTCGGTAATATTGTATATACACAATCGGGAATTACGGATAATTCTCATGTGGTTACTGCTATTTTGGATAACAATAAAGCCTATTATTGGAGAGTAAGAGCGATTAATGTTGTAGGAAATACCAATGCTTCAAACAATGGTCAGAAATTTACTACAGAAGACGTCACTCCTGCTCCTGGTGGATTTACGTTGAACTCACCTAGCGGAAATGGGGTATCAAAAACACCTCAATTCTCATGGAATGCTTCTTCGGATGCTGCTAGTTACACAGTTGTTGTTTCTACTCAAAGTAATTTCTCGAATCCAACGATTAATCAATCAGGTATTGCGACAACAAGCTTTACGCCAACGGTGCCATTAAATGATGAAACGACGTATTATTGGAAAGTCAGTGCAGTAAATGTAATGGGTACTGCTGATGCCTCAAATAATGGTTTATCGTTTACAACAGTTTCAGGTCCATTGGTAGGCGATGGTTTAGTGAACTTAGAAAAGTGGGACGGTATTGAAGGTGATGACATTGTTAACTTGACATCGCATGTGAATTACCCTAACTATCCTGATGCAGTTTCTAAAGTGAATTCTACACAAACGCCTTCTGAACAAGGTTCTGATTTTGGTCAGCGTCTTTGGGGTTATTTATTACCTACCGTAACAGGTAGCTATGAGTTCGCCGTATCAGGTGATGATGATGTGGAGTTATGGTTAAGTACTGATGCTTACAAAGCCAATAAGGTAAGAGTGGCTTATTTTGATGGTTGGACGTATGCAGGGAACTATGATAAATATCCTACTCAGAAATCGGGCGGTATTACTTTAGAAGCAGGTAAGGAATATTATTTCGAGGTGCTTCATAAGGAGAAAGATGGTGGTGACCATGCTCAAATGGCTTGGAAAAAACCAGGTGATAGCGTTTGGAGTATCGTAAGTGGTAATGTTTTATCAAGTTACTTATTATCGAATTTACCGGCTCCGGAAGCCTTTACATTAAGTGCTCCAACGAATGCATCAAACGGTGTTTCAAGAGTGCCTACATTTACTTGGACAGCTTCGAATTTAGCGACATCTTATGATTTAGTAGTGTCTACCAATTCGAACTTAAGTAATCCAATTGTAGATGCTAGAGGTTTAGAAACGAATTCTTACACTGTTCCAACTACTGATGCTTTCCCAACAAGTACAACGTATTACTGGGCCGTGACAGCAGTAAACGAAGGTGGTACATTAGAAGCTGGTAATAATACATTCAGTTTCACAACTGAAGCTCAACCTTTACCGGGAGATTTCTCTATTATTCAGCCGACTGATGGTGTAACGGGTACTTCATGGAATCCTTTCTTCACTTGGAGTAGTTCATTTGAAGCAGATAGCTATACGATCGTTGTTTCTGAAAATAGTAATCTATCTAGTCCGGTAATTAATGAGTCTGGAATAACTTCAACGGGTTATACAGACACTAATTCATTAAGTGCAACGACAAAATACTATTGGAAAGTGACTGCTGTGAATTCTTCTGGTTCTACAGATGTGACAGGCGGCGTGGCCGATTTTACCACTGGAAATCAAGATGGTTTAGTTCATGTAAAACTTTCGGGTAATGATGGAAGTGGAAACGGTACAGCGAGTAATCCATACCGTACTGTTGCTTATGCGGCTTCTCAAGTAGTCGCTGATCAAGGCAAAACCATCTTTGTTCACCCTGGTGAGTTTATAGAAACAAGTGAGATACAAATTCCGACAGGTGTCAACTTGTTAGGTTCTGGTGAAGGAGTAACTATTCTTAAAGCAGGGAACTTAGGTTCTGGCGGTGGAAAAGAGGATTATGTAGGTTCTCTTATTCAGTTGATCTCCCCTTCTTATGTGGTCGATCAATACAGTCCGGCTGTCGCTCCCGCAAACGGAAATCAAACAATCTCTGGATTTACAATTGATGGTTCTAACCGTAGTTTGAAAGCAGGTCTTTGGTTACAAGCTAGAGATAATGTGACGATACATCATGTCACTATTCAAAATACAGCACAACGTGGTGCAGTAGCTTGTTTTGGTCAGAAACAAGGACGTGAAGAACCTCCATATTACATCAAAAATTTAGTGATGCACGATATGTCGTTTATCGATGCAGCCGCTGACTTAAGTGATGAATCTTTGGGTAACTTGAACATCGCTCATACAGATGGAGCAGAGATTTATAATATTGATATTGATTGTCAGTATGGTTATGGTATCAAGTTTATCTTCGAAGGGTATTACAAAAACACCAAGATTCACGATTGTACGATCTCTGTCAACGAGGACGACCCATTATGGACAGAAGACATTGCTATTGAGCTTTGGAACTTAGGTCCAGGAAATGAAGTGTATCGTTTGGATGCCAATACTTGGTTCTCTTTTGTGAACTGGGCCAATACATTCAATAACCCAGCTTCTGCAGGTGCCCATCTTAAAGTATATGATTGTAAAATCATCGATAACGATGGCACTTCATTAAAAGAAGCGATCGAGGTAGCCTGTTCAGGAACTGAAGTGTATGGTAACTATATCGAGAATAAAGGTTGGGGTATTGCACAATGGTTACAAGCAGAAAGAAAAGTGACCATCAGAAACAATATCTTTAGAAATACGCAACCTCAAGCCGTTTGGGCAGATGCAGGTGCGATCTTTATTGTGGCGGATGAAGTTCCGAAAATGGAAGACATCAAAATTCACAACAATGTATTTGATAATCTTGTGACAGGTGGTGGTTCACCATTGAAAGTGATTTCCGTTTGGAAAGGTACTGTAGATGGATTGGATATCGCCAATAACGTCTCTACCAATATGTTAGCAGAAAATTACGATTTCTATCTGTATGGTGCTGCATCGGTAAGTAACGCTACTTACAGAAATAACATGAGAGATGTTACCCATAATGTAACAGGCATCACTTCACAATCGGGCAATTTAGTGGCTAACCCTCAGTTTAAAGCAACAGGACAACGTTGGGAAGATTATTATGCTCCAGCAACATCAAATAGTAATTTGGTAGATGCAGGTGTAGATATTGGTCATCCTTACAATGGTTCTTCTCCAGATATAGGAGCATATGAATATGGTTCATCTGGATCAAGAACGACTAACATTGGTCTTCAGGAAGAGTTAGAAGTATTACTAATTCCTAACCCTGCCAATGATTATACAGTTGTTTCTGCTCCTCAAGATGTGGTCATAGAGAACATACAATTGCTTTCATCAGAAGGTAAGGTGATGCGAGTGTTATCGCCTTCAAATGAGGATGTAAGAATCACTACAGGGAATTTACCATCTGGTTTATACTTTGTGATGTTACACACGAATGAAGGTGCTATCACTAAGAAATTAATAGTTAGATAG
- a CDS encoding glycoside hydrolase family 2 TIM barrel-domain containing protein, translating to MKFYFTITLFLFSTLWPMCTIYGQEPHQDEKVVEINRLTPQAYFTKYESFSDAKENKSWLELDNYLSLNGEWKFLHVRGEQSFLSNFYKKTIDVSSWNTINVPANWELEGFGTPIYTNIVYPFTKQPPIIASDENEIGHYIKKFEVPTHWNNKEVILQFDGVSGGMYIWLNDQFVGYNEGSKTEARFNITSYLYKDKPNKLSLVVYRWCSGSYLEDQDFWRLSGLERDVFLYALPQDHIKDYNLIADYSSKNSSGNVKLNLDFQRNESAKNLSYKVQLFDDDKLIYTSHKKLKKQQERLEFTAKNIEAWSAEQPRLYDLYITLMQGEKEVQSIKQNVGFRTVEIKNNQFLVNGQPILLKGVNYHDHDPEKGHHITKELVMQDLKLMKSNNINAIRCSHYPKPIWFYDLCDQYGFYVIDEANIETHGMGATNQGPITTEGHPAYTKSWELAHMDRTQRMYHRSKNHASIITWSLGNEAGNGINFKSTYTWLKSVDTSRPVQYEGATKDTNTDIQAPMYIKYDSMEAYAKSDATRPLIQCEYAHAMGNSTGNLKEYWDVIRNYAILQGGFIWDWVDQGLLTHTLDGTPYFAYGGDLGSQKYHNDENFCANGLVNADRTPHPALYEVKKVYQNIHFDYQNEKLNVFNEFFFTSLDEFDFTYQLLKDGKVEKEGEVQIGNLAPQSNKSFYFPLEIDTSKEVVLQFYAKTKRNTPLLEKGAVVAKEEFILNEKPYESILATKNTGGLKIENKIPVLNIEGQGFKIQFDTQSGQLFTYEKNGNNLLLNPIQPTFWRAPTDNDFGINTPKTLKFWKDATLHQKLISCEVLSEQIAEDDAHSEVKIKSVFSLGQSNSTVSLTYSIYSTGAIDIHYQLDIKEKDLPMLPRVGLSLTLNKGFDQAKWYGRGPYENYSDRKTAAFLGIYNSNVTDLGFDYIRPQENGARSNVRWLEVNNEEGVGFKLTSNEEFIFTAHHQMPSDFDAGNKKMQRHTSDIKKRPLTHIIIDHKQMGVGGDNSWGYQPLTPYQITPNNYQFTLRIQPL from the coding sequence ATGAAATTTTACTTTACTATTACTTTATTCTTATTTTCTACACTTTGGCCAATGTGTACTATCTATGGTCAAGAGCCACATCAAGATGAGAAGGTAGTAGAGATCAACAGATTAACACCTCAAGCCTATTTTACAAAATATGAGTCTTTTTCTGATGCTAAAGAGAATAAGTCATGGCTGGAATTAGACAATTATTTATCATTAAATGGGGAGTGGAAGTTTCTACATGTGAGAGGCGAACAATCTTTTCTATCCAACTTTTACAAGAAAACCATAGATGTTTCTTCTTGGAATACAATAAATGTACCTGCAAACTGGGAATTGGAAGGATTTGGAACACCCATTTATACCAATATAGTGTATCCTTTTACAAAGCAACCTCCAATTATAGCAAGTGATGAAAATGAAATCGGACATTATATAAAGAAGTTTGAAGTTCCTACTCATTGGAATAATAAAGAAGTAATACTTCAATTTGATGGCGTTAGTGGAGGCATGTATATATGGCTTAACGATCAGTTTGTTGGATATAACGAAGGAAGTAAAACAGAAGCCCGATTTAATATCACTTCCTATTTATATAAAGATAAACCAAACAAATTAAGTCTAGTAGTTTACCGTTGGTGCAGTGGTAGTTATCTAGAGGATCAAGATTTTTGGCGTTTAAGCGGTTTAGAAAGAGATGTTTTTTTGTATGCATTGCCTCAAGATCACATCAAAGATTATAATTTAATTGCTGATTATTCTTCAAAAAATAGTAGTGGAAATGTGAAGTTGAATCTTGATTTTCAACGAAATGAATCAGCTAAAAATTTATCCTATAAAGTTCAATTATTTGATGATGATAAATTAATTTATACATCCCACAAAAAGCTTAAAAAGCAACAAGAAAGACTAGAATTCACTGCTAAAAATATAGAAGCGTGGTCTGCTGAACAACCTCGTTTATATGACTTGTACATTACTTTGATGCAAGGAGAAAAAGAAGTTCAGAGTATCAAACAAAATGTAGGGTTTAGGACAGTTGAAATTAAGAATAATCAGTTTTTAGTCAATGGTCAACCGATTTTATTGAAAGGAGTGAATTATCATGATCACGATCCCGAAAAAGGACATCATATAACGAAAGAATTAGTGATGCAAGACCTGAAGTTGATGAAATCAAATAATATCAATGCGATACGTTGTAGTCATTATCCCAAACCCATTTGGTTCTACGATTTATGTGATCAATATGGATTTTATGTGATAGATGAAGCGAACATTGAAACGCATGGGATGGGGGCGACGAATCAAGGCCCGATTACTACCGAAGGACATCCTGCATACACTAAATCCTGGGAATTGGCGCATATGGACCGTACCCAACGAATGTATCATAGAAGTAAGAATCATGCTTCTATCATTACTTGGTCTTTAGGTAATGAAGCGGGAAACGGAATTAATTTTAAATCAACTTATACTTGGTTGAAATCTGTGGATACATCACGACCTGTACAATATGAAGGGGCCACAAAAGATACAAATACAGATATACAAGCACCAATGTATATCAAATACGATTCTATGGAAGCCTATGCAAAAAGTGATGCTACACGTCCATTAATTCAGTGCGAATATGCACATGCCATGGGAAATAGCACGGGTAACCTTAAAGAATATTGGGATGTTATTAGAAATTATGCTATTCTACAAGGTGGTTTTATTTGGGATTGGGTGGATCAAGGTTTGCTGACCCATACTTTGGATGGAACACCTTATTTTGCCTATGGAGGTGATTTAGGAAGTCAGAAATACCATAACGATGAAAACTTCTGTGCCAATGGTTTGGTCAATGCAGATCGCACACCTCATCCGGCTCTTTATGAAGTAAAAAAGGTCTATCAAAATATACATTTCGATTATCAGAATGAAAAACTAAATGTATTCAACGAATTTTTCTTTACTTCTCTTGATGAATTTGATTTTACTTATCAATTGCTTAAAGATGGTAAAGTTGAAAAAGAAGGAGAAGTGCAAATAGGAAATCTAGCTCCTCAATCCAATAAATCATTTTATTTTCCCTTAGAAATTGATACTTCTAAAGAAGTTGTATTGCAGTTTTACGCCAAAACTAAGAGGAATACACCGTTATTAGAAAAAGGAGCGGTGGTAGCAAAAGAAGAATTTATTTTAAATGAAAAACCTTATGAATCTATACTTGCAACTAAAAACACAGGAGGTTTAAAAATTGAAAATAAGATTCCTGTTCTAAATATTGAAGGGCAGGGTTTTAAGATACAATTTGATACCCAATCAGGTCAATTATTCACTTATGAAAAGAACGGTAATAATCTATTGTTGAACCCTATACAACCTACTTTTTGGCGAGCACCAACGGATAATGATTTTGGTATTAATACACCAAAAACTTTAAAATTTTGGAAAGACGCTACCTTACATCAAAAGCTCATTAGTTGTGAAGTTTTATCTGAACAAATTGCTGAAGATGATGCACATTCAGAGGTGAAAATTAAATCAGTATTTAGTCTTGGGCAATCAAATTCTACCGTAAGCCTTACCTACAGTATTTATTCCACCGGAGCAATTGATATTCATTATCAGCTTGACATAAAAGAAAAAGATCTTCCTATGTTACCTAGAGTAGGTTTGTCTTTGACTTTAAATAAAGGGTTTGATCAAGCAAAATGGTACGGCAGGGGACCTTACGAGAATTATTCAGATCGAAAAACAGCTGCTTTTTTAGGGATATATAATTCCAATGTTACTGATCTTGGGTTTGATTATATCCGTCCCCAAGAAAATGGAGCAAGATCAAATGTTCGATGGTTGGAAGTGAATAATGAAGAAGGAGTAGGTTTTAAATTGACCTCTAACGAAGAATTCATATTCACTGCACATCATCAAATGCCCTCAGACTTTGATGCTGGCAATAAAAAAATGCAACGACACACTAGCGATATAAAAAAACGCCCTCTTACGCATATTATCATCGACCATAAACAAATGGGAGTAGGTGGTGATAACAGTTGGGGATATCAACCATTGACCCCTTATCAAATTACACCGAACAACTATCAATTTACATTAAGAATACAACCTCTGTAG